In the genome of Achromobacter sp. MFA1 R4, the window GCGGGTTGTTGAACTTGCCGGTTTCCCAGACCCAGTCGCCGTGGCCGCCGATCAGGTGCGGGCGCGTGTCGCGGTTGGCCTGCGAATGGATCAGCAGCACGGTTTCGCCGACCTTGGCGGTCAGCGCGTTGTCGCCGGTCAGCGCGCCGACCTTGCCATTGAAGACGATGTGGGACGGGGTCAGCTTGCGCATGACTTCGACCGTGTCGCCATAGCTTTCGGCCAGGGTCGCGTAGTCCTTGTACTTGCCGTTGGCGTCCTTCGGGATATACAGATCGAATTCGCCGATCGTGTAGACGCGGTCGTAGTGCAGCGGCTTGCCCTGCGGGTCTTTCAGGCCCTCGCGCGGCAGCACCATGATCGTGCCGCTCATGCCGGACACCACGTGCCAGGGCACCATGCCTTCCGGCGCACAGTGATAGACGAAGGTGCCGGCGCGGTCGGCCTTGAAGCGCATCGTGGCCTGTTCACCGGGATTCACGTTGGTGAGCTTGGCGCCGCCCAGCGCGCCCGTCGCGGCATGGAAGTCCACGTTGTGCGGCATGGCGTTGGACTTGGGATTGACCAGGGTCAGTTCCACGTAATCGCCCTCGTGCACGACCATGGTGGGGCCGGGCATGGACCCGTTGAAGGTCATGGCCCGCAGGGTGGTGCCCTTGCCGTCGATGACCATTTTCTTTTCCTCGATGGTCATGGTGAATTCGACGACCTTGGGGCCGGACTTGGCCACCTGCTCATGCGGGTGGACCATCGGCGGGGCAACCAGCGTGACCTTGGCGCGCGGCAGCGTGTCGGCATCCTGGGCGTGGGCCAGACCTCCGGCCATCGTGAGAACCAGGGCGGCGGCAAGCAAGGTGGGGCGCAACGCGTTCATGTGCTACTCCTCTTTCGGTTTCTTCAACGCCGAGTCTGTCGGCAGCCCCATTGAAGAACCGCGGGCCAATGCGTTCTTTGTCGTAGCGCAAATTCGGGATAACCCTGCGGCCGTCCGCGCATTGTCAGTGCCACCCCCAGGTGTCACCATCGGACCGTGGAATTCCTCCACGGCCACACGCGGACCGCCATGCCATCGCCTTTATGCCATGCCCTGCTGCGCAACCTGGATGTCTTCAGGCCCTTGTCCGACGCGCAGCTCGATGCCGCGCTCCGGGACGCCGTTCCCTGCCGTCTTGAAGCGGGCGAAGTCGCCTACCGGCAAGGCGCCGACGGCGCCCACTTCTTCGTGTTGCTGCACGGCTGCCTCAAGGTCACTCAACTTACATCGGAAGGCGATCAAGTTGTCGTGAGATATGTCAATCCGGGCGATATGTTCGGGCTGGCGTGCGCGATGCGGCAGTCCTGTTATCCGGCCACCGTGCTGGCCGTGCAGGAAAGCGTCTGCCTGGCGTGGCCGGCGTCGGCATGGGAAGGCTTTATCGCCAGCCATCCGCAATTGGGCGCCATCGCGCTCCAGACCATGGGC includes:
- a CDS encoding Crp/Fnr family transcriptional regulator — encoded protein: MPSPLCHALLRNLDVFRPLSDAQLDAALRDAVPCRLEAGEVAYRQGADGAHFFVLLHGCLKVTQLTSEGDQVVVRYVNPGDMFGLACAMRQSCYPATVLAVQESVCLAWPASAWEGFIASHPQLGAIALQTMGQRLQDAHLRIQELSTDEVEQRVARAILRLVQQSGQPMQDGIGIGFPITRQDVAEMTGTTLHTVSRLLSDWKQRGIVASGRKRIVLRSPAALARLSENAQPAMDCASCLSCRDGSPAADPPAAQRAEAAAHP
- the nirK gene encoding copper-containing nitrite reductase, giving the protein MNALRPTLLAAALVLTMAGGLAHAQDADTLPRAKVTLVAPPMVHPHEQVAKSGPKVVEFTMTIEEKKMVIDGKGTTLRAMTFNGSMPGPTMVVHEGDYVELTLVNPKSNAMPHNVDFHAATGALGGAKLTNVNPGEQATMRFKADRAGTFVYHCAPEGMVPWHVVSGMSGTIMVLPREGLKDPQGKPLHYDRVYTIGEFDLYIPKDANGKYKDYATLAESYGDTVEVMRKLTPSHIVFNGKVGALTGDNALTAKVGETVLLIHSQANRDTRPHLIGGHGDWVWETGKFNNPPEKDLETWFIRGGSAGAALYTFKQPGVYAYLNHNLIEAFELGAAGHIKVEGKWNDDLMKQIKAPGPIPR